Proteins encoded by one window of candidate division WOR-3 bacterium:
- a CDS encoding adenylate/guanylate cyclase domain-containing protein, with protein MNTIKGNYWIAIQDIGGFTSLSEELAKKGKEGTEELFNIITRFFKEAEEEILNYNGIIFKLAGDAYYAIFPSYIEEQKIRDLGYKLLNLKTLKKAQLKTRFVATKGYVSGKLIEISDKFSDLLISGKAIYDLDLLEENTPAGEVRIVSMANKIRESSIPDIQIKSKVLSKRAAHSPLFVAFLEVPQDFLLVHKITDFLRYQKEKIKILKWIPSKKSFRALLISGFPISTGREAEIMVDTFNTLKNAFKDYKIRMGISAGIVFTAEIKTKKFREFAVIGDKVNIAARLCSIAPDNGIYFSEEIEKTLRGKYHIVNIGAIKLKGKFEKVNVFRPSERISYIFEHSLFPNKFVGRKKEIKQATLLLNKRKSFCFIGDAGTGKSRMLYEIRKKIKDNNIIEIGLPPLAPPLFFIKEIFKHFPEGEVPELKKYLEGSIKLSFNKVLDLLRILLKTRNNLIIFIDDLQWLDDASFSLLKELTPLPFTIIASSRPDGEKFINGLKIQKILLKNLSKSSLIKLFESIFGLPPDKKLLSFLIEHTQGNPFYFEQILKDTNIKKNIIKKENFFSISSDIKTIPFSIQSIILSQFNNLSEKIKKPLEIGSCMGREFSLITLKKIIKKQNIDLKEAYKQGIITLSDPICIFRHRLIQEAILETLTESKKIKYHRMIGEVFIGEKRTSYEIAYHLTEGKKIYKALPYWLNTYSNLSDQGLLNDISTIINNLLLEKDEQKRNIGMLLNGFYLTRMADYYDAEEIFLDLLKNKIFQKNAFFGLAQLYDWSNQYNKMKLVLNKLKKFKMNIEEKINYLELWGIYYDMTGQNEKGLYSYKKALKLAKKFKKKYSISTNLYNIGWIYFKEKDYKLSEIYFLKSLEFTDENDLFSEGCCLLRLGQIEMLKQNFEISLNYLKKALKNFRLSGFPYWESIALGALSNLYVMLGKKQKAFLFAKKSDEIAKIANLTPIYVYMFHLYYGNLDSFIKKINGSEKEYPQLYFIYLLAKGKKQEAFTFLKENNLEHIIPNKKTLRQKTFPLSFLNLYKKYNN; from the coding sequence ATGAATACAATTAAGGGAAATTACTGGATTGCAATTCAGGATATCGGTGGATTTACTTCCTTGAGCGAAGAACTCGCTAAAAAAGGTAAAGAAGGGACAGAGGAATTATTTAATATAATTACCAGATTTTTTAAAGAAGCAGAAGAAGAAATATTAAATTATAATGGAATTATTTTCAAGTTGGCAGGTGATGCTTATTATGCAATATTTCCATCTTACATTGAGGAACAAAAAATAAGAGATTTAGGCTATAAACTTTTAAATTTAAAGACATTAAAAAAAGCTCAACTAAAAACTCGATTTGTTGCAACCAAGGGATATGTTTCAGGCAAGTTGATTGAAATTTCTGATAAATTTAGTGATTTGCTTATTTCAGGGAAAGCTATTTATGATCTTGACCTGCTTGAGGAAAACACACCTGCGGGTGAAGTAAGAATTGTTTCAATGGCAAACAAAATAAGGGAATCTTCAATTCCAGATATTCAAATAAAGTCAAAAGTATTGAGTAAAAGAGCTGCACATAGTCCTCTCTTTGTTGCCTTTCTTGAAGTTCCTCAGGATTTTTTATTAGTGCATAAGATAACTGATTTCTTAAGATACCAAAAAGAAAAAATAAAAATTCTTAAGTGGATACCTTCTAAAAAAAGTTTCAGAGCTCTTCTTATCTCAGGTTTTCCAATCTCTACAGGGAGAGAAGCAGAAATTATGGTTGATACATTCAATACTCTAAAAAATGCTTTTAAAGATTATAAAATAAGAATGGGTATTTCTGCAGGTATTGTTTTTACTGCAGAAATAAAAACAAAAAAATTTAGGGAATTTGCAGTAATAGGCGATAAAGTAAACATAGCAGCTCGTTTGTGTTCAATTGCTCCTGATAATGGTATATACTTTTCTGAAGAAATTGAAAAAACACTGCGTGGTAAATATCATATTGTTAATATTGGAGCAATAAAGTTAAAAGGTAAATTTGAAAAAGTAAATGTGTTCCGACCAAGTGAAAGAATCTCTTATATATTTGAACATTCCCTATTTCCCAATAAATTCGTCGGAAGAAAAAAAGAAATAAAACAAGCAACACTTCTTTTGAATAAAAGAAAGAGTTTTTGTTTTATAGGTGATGCAGGAACTGGCAAATCTCGAATGCTGTATGAAATAAGAAAAAAAATAAAGGATAATAATATTATTGAAATTGGACTACCCCCCTTAGCACCACCACTATTTTTTATTAAAGAAATATTCAAACATTTTCCAGAAGGTGAAGTACCAGAACTGAAGAAATATCTGGAAGGCTCAATAAAACTTTCCTTTAACAAAGTTCTTGATTTACTAAGAATACTCTTGAAAACAAGGAATAATCTTATTATATTTATTGATGACCTTCAATGGCTTGATGATGCTTCCTTTTCATTACTGAAAGAATTAACACCTTTACCCTTTACCATTATTGCTTCCTCAAGACCTGATGGTGAAAAATTTATTAATGGACTCAAAATTCAAAAAATCTTACTCAAAAATTTATCAAAATCTTCTTTAATTAAACTTTTTGAAAGTATATTTGGTCTGCCTCCGGACAAAAAACTACTCAGTTTTCTTATAGAACACACACAGGGGAACCCTTTCTATTTTGAACAGATTCTTAAAGATACAAACATTAAAAAAAATATCATCAAAAAAGAAAATTTTTTTTCAATTTCTTCTGATATAAAAACCATTCCTTTCAGTATTCAATCTATTATATTATCTCAATTTAATAATCTATCAGAGAAAATAAAAAAGCCATTAGAAATAGGATCCTGCATGGGGAGGGAATTTTCTTTGATAACTTTGAAAAAAATTATAAAAAAACAAAACATTGATTTAAAAGAAGCATACAAACAGGGTATAATAACATTATCAGACCCAATATGTATATTCAGACATAGATTAATTCAGGAAGCAATATTAGAAACATTAACTGAAAGTAAAAAAATAAAATATCACAGAATGATTGGGGAAGTATTTATTGGAGAAAAGAGAACCTCATACGAAATTGCTTACCACCTCACAGAAGGTAAAAAAATCTATAAGGCATTACCTTACTGGCTTAATACATATTCAAATCTATCTGATCAAGGTCTACTCAATGATATTTCTACAATAATTAATAATTTATTGTTGGAGAAAGATGAACAAAAAAGGAATATTGGTATGTTATTAAACGGCTTTTATCTAACAAGAATGGCAGATTATTATGATGCAGAAGAAATATTTTTAGATCTTTTAAAAAATAAAATCTTTCAAAAAAACGCTTTTTTTGGACTCGCTCAACTTTATGACTGGAGTAATCAATATAATAAGATGAAATTAGTTTTAAATAAATTAAAAAAATTTAAAATGAATATTGAAGAAAAAATAAACTACCTTGAATTATGGGGCATTTATTATGATATGACCGGACAGAATGAAAAAGGACTTTATAGCTACAAAAAAGCACTTAAATTAGCTAAAAAATTCAAGAAAAAATACTCCATATCAACAAATCTTTACAATATCGGTTGGATTTATTTCAAGGAAAAAGATTATAAACTCTCGGAAATATACTTTCTTAAATCATTAGAATTTACTGATGAAAATGATTTATTTTCAGAAGGTTGTTGTCTTCTGCGACTGGGTCAGATTGAAATGTTAAAACAAAATTTTGAAATCTCCTTAAATTATCTTAAAAAAGCTTTAAAAAATTTTCGGCTTTCTGGATTTCCTTATTGGGAAAGTATAGCTTTGGGAGCACTATCCAATCTTTATGTTATGTTAGGAAAAAAACAAAAAGCCTTTTTGTTTGCAAAAAAATCTGATGAAATTGCAAAAATAGCCAATCTTACCCCAATTTATGTTTATATGTTCCATCTGTATTATGGTAATTTGGATAGTTTCATTAAGAAAATAAATGGCAGCGAAAAAGAATATCCACAATTATACTTCATCTATCTTCTCGCAAAAGGAAAAAAACAAGAAGCATTCACTTTTTTGAAGGAAAATAATTTAGAGCATATAATTCCCAACAAAAAAACATTAAGACAAAAAACTTTTCCACTTAGTTTTTTAAACTTATACAAAAAATATAATAATTAA
- a CDS encoding glycosyltransferase — protein MKKIIILVSSTGAGHKIAGISIKELIEDIKGEEVPLIDALKLSKFPYSISDKIYYFLSNLPSLWKFFYYLSNDEKYEKFLKIQNFFLQDTLKKIVENTKPDIIFCTHPFFVPVLNELKSIKKFQIISVITDFGEIHKAWLINNYDLLWIPSEFTKKEIEKKTGLKGNYEVLGYPVRRGFRNITELKKDYILIMGGGRGAGPILEIFKILKNFKIKEIYICGTNEKLKNKLLKVKEEKKLDHIEIIGYTDRIYELMKDAFIIISKPGGSTVAESNYLLKPLIAINPLPGQEQGNANFIKETDSGLVLDKLNYLSNYIEEIIKEKKKFEFKEKIRDYSEKQIKFIKDFIL, from the coding sequence TTGAAAAAAATAATAATTCTCGTTTCATCAACTGGTGCAGGTCATAAAATTGCAGGTATATCTATAAAAGAACTTATTGAGGATATAAAAGGAGAAGAAGTCCCTTTAATTGACGCTCTTAAATTAAGTAAATTCCCTTACTCAATTTCTGATAAAATATACTATTTTCTCTCAAATTTACCCTCCTTATGGAAATTTTTTTATTATCTCTCAAATGATGAAAAATATGAAAAATTCTTAAAAATACAGAACTTCTTTTTACAGGATACATTGAAGAAAATTGTTGAAAATACAAAACCTGATATAATATTCTGTACCCATCCCTTTTTTGTTCCTGTTCTTAATGAACTAAAATCTATCAAAAAATTTCAAATCATATCAGTAATAACTGACTTCGGAGAAATTCATAAAGCATGGCTTATAAATAATTATGACCTTTTATGGATACCCTCTGAATTTACTAAAAAGGAAATAGAAAAGAAAACTGGACTAAAGGGAAATTATGAGGTTCTCGGTTATCCTGTAAGAAGAGGTTTTAGAAATATTACTGAATTAAAGAAAGATTATATACTTATTATGGGAGGTGGAAGGGGAGCAGGACCAATACTTGAAATTTTTAAAATCCTTAAAAATTTTAAAATAAAAGAAATCTATATATGCGGAACAAATGAAAAACTAAAAAATAAATTATTAAAAGTAAAAGAGGAAAAAAAACTTGATCATATTGAAATTATCGGTTACACCGATAGAATCTATGAATTAATGAAGGATGCTTTTATTATTATATCAAAACCAGGGGGTAGCACAGTAGCAGAAAGTAATTACCTCTTAAAACCATTAATAGCAATAAATCCCTTACCAGGTCAGGAACAGGGTAATGCAAATTTTATAAAAGAAACTGATTCAGGTCTTGTTTTAGATAAGCTTAATTATTTATCAAATTACATAGAAGAAATTATAAAGGAGAAAAAAAAGTTTGAATTTAAAGAAAAAATTAGAGATTATAGTGAAAAACAAATCAAATTTATAAAAGATTTTATTTTGTGA
- a CDS encoding carboxymuconolactone decarboxylase family protein, giving the protein MKKIDKFIRERKKLNDLIFKKSNLEIKRFFNLDSRVYEEGALPRKFKELLGLVASLVLRCDDCITYHLIRCKEEKVKDEELVEALSVGLIVGGSITIPHLRRAFETWEGLKKKNKKYLIKEEKNVKRRT; this is encoded by the coding sequence ATGAAAAAAATTGATAAATTTATAAGGGAAAGAAAAAAACTGAATGATTTAATTTTTAAAAAGTCAAATCTTGAAATAAAAAGATTTTTTAATCTGGATAGTAGAGTTTATGAAGAAGGAGCATTACCAAGAAAATTTAAAGAATTACTCGGTCTTGTAGCATCACTTGTTTTAAGATGTGATGATTGCATAACCTATCATCTTATTAGATGTAAAGAGGAAAAGGTTAAGGATGAAGAGCTTGTAGAAGCACTAAGTGTTGGACTTATTGTAGGAGGCTCAATAACTATACCTCACTTAAGAAGAGCCTTTGAAACCTGGGAAGGATTAAAAAAGAAAAATAAAAAATATCTTATAAAGGAGGAAAAAAATGTTAAAAGAAGGACTTAA
- the bcp gene encoding thioredoxin-dependent thiol peroxidase: protein MLKEGLKAPEFTLKGIDEKGEEREFSLKDYKGKKIVLYFYPKDDTPGCTKEACSFRDNINKIKEKGAIILGVSPDSIKSHKKFKEKYGLQFPLLSDPEYEVAKKYGAYGEKIMYGKKKTGIIRSTFIIDEMGKIKKTFYNVKVEGHVEEVLNHL, encoded by the coding sequence ATGTTAAAAGAAGGACTTAAAGCACCAGAATTTACTTTAAAAGGAATTGACGAAAAGGGAGAAGAAAGAGAATTCTCCCTTAAAGATTATAAAGGCAAAAAAATTGTCCTTTACTTTTATCCGAAGGATGATACCCCTGGTTGCACAAAAGAAGCATGCAGTTTCAGAGATAACATTAATAAAATAAAAGAAAAAGGAGCAATTATCCTTGGTGTAAGTCCTGACAGTATAAAATCACATAAAAAATTTAAAGAAAAATACGGTTTACAATTTCCTCTACTTTCTGACCCTGAGTATGAAGTAGCAAAAAAATATGGTGCATACGGGGAAAAAATTATGTATGGAAAAAAGAAAACAGGTATAATAAGGTCAACTTTTATAATAGATGAAATGGGAAAAATCAAAAAAACCTTTTATAATGTTAAAGTTGAAGGTCATGTGGAAGAAGTTTTAAATCACCTTTGA
- a CDS encoding glycosyltransferase → MILEYYLERFSSSIPLIKEKTIKDIDIIVSIPVYNEDIGNLERLLNSLIKAYKKEFKIELIFLVNEPEDEKEEVKEKHKLIIKFLNKKKKELEEENFKIHPLYVNNIPRKKFGIGNARKISCDEAIRRYEFIKKEKGILATLDADCTVKENYFDEVIKTFSDYETEFAHIYFEHPLHDIEDEKLKTGIIYYELFLRFYKNSLIFADYPYVSYTIGSCLAIRADTYARFGGFKAKRKAGEDFYFVQKILPHIKFTEIIDTTVYPQARISERVPFGTGKALKDFIEGKEKFYYSLPFEPFRELKELKFFVKGDKNIDELPDLLKAYLLREKIKKRIQIIRNKTKHFKNFVKDFYLWFNLLKAFRFIRFYINKTQKRTILEESVKELIKEIEKNGEIQKEVSTYNLLLYLRKYDKKNFFKNVNLFNEFYKKWMRD, encoded by the coding sequence TTGATCCTTGAATACTATTTAGAAAGATTCTCTTCCAGCATTCCTCTAATTAAAGAAAAAACAATTAAAGATATTGATATAATTGTCTCAATTCCTGTTTATAATGAAGATATAGGAAATCTGGAAAGATTATTAAATTCATTGATTAAAGCTTATAAGAAAGAATTTAAAATTGAATTAATATTTTTAGTTAATGAACCTGAAGATGAAAAAGAAGAAGTTAAAGAAAAACATAAATTAATAATAAAATTCTTAAACAAAAAGAAGAAAGAATTGGAAGAAGAAAATTTTAAAATTCATCCTCTCTATGTAAATAATATCCCACGAAAAAAGTTTGGAATCGGAAATGCAAGAAAGATATCCTGTGACGAAGCTATAAGAAGATATGAGTTTATAAAAAAAGAAAAAGGAATTTTAGCCACTCTTGATGCAGATTGCACTGTAAAGGAAAACTATTTTGACGAAGTGATAAAAACTTTTTCAGATTATGAAACTGAGTTTGCACATATCTATTTTGAACATCCTCTTCACGATATAGAAGATGAAAAATTAAAAACAGGAATTATTTATTATGAACTTTTTTTAAGGTTTTATAAAAATTCTTTAATTTTTGCTGATTACCCTTATGTATCCTATACAATAGGTTCATGTCTTGCAATAAGAGCAGATACATATGCAAGATTTGGTGGATTTAAAGCAAAAAGAAAAGCAGGAGAAGATTTCTACTTCGTTCAAAAAATACTTCCACATATTAAATTTACAGAGATAATAGATACAACAGTTTATCCACAAGCAAGAATTTCAGAAAGGGTTCCTTTTGGAACAGGGAAAGCCCTAAAAGATTTTATAGAAGGGAAAGAGAAATTTTATTATTCCCTCCCTTTTGAGCCTTTCAGGGAATTAAAAGAGTTAAAATTTTTTGTTAAGGGAGATAAAAATATTGATGAGCTTCCAGATTTATTAAAAGCTTACCTATTAAGAGAAAAAATAAAAAAGAGAATTCAAATTATTAGAAATAAGACAAAACATTTTAAAAACTTTGTGAAAGATTTCTATTTATGGTTCAACTTATTAAAGGCTTTTAGGTTTATAAGATTTTATATAAACAAAACACAAAAAAGAACCATACTTGAAGAAAGTGTAAAAGAATTAATAAAAGAAATAGAAAAAAATGGTGAAATTCAGAAAGAAGTTTCAACTTACAATTTACTTTTATATCTAAGAAAATATGATAAAAAAAATTTTTTTAAAAATGTTAATTTATTTAATGAATTTTATAAAAAATGGATGAGGGATTAA
- a CDS encoding DMT family transporter, which translates to MDEGLILALLTTLFWSTVATAFKLTLRYLDFRNMLFYSSLTSFLILSLITLFKNKKIFTIRSKKEILNSLFLGFLNPYLYYLILFRAYSLLKAQIAQPLNYTWPIVLSIFSALILKSKIKKINILSLLISFTGVFIISTEGNIFKIKIQEPLGVFLAISSSFIFALYWIFNLKDKREEVEKLSLNFFFGFIYILITQFLTGSLKIINFKGLLGSIYIGLFEMGITFLIWLKALKKSKNIALTSNIIYLSPFLSLFFINLILREKILISTFFGLILIVSGIILNRLAT; encoded by the coding sequence ATGGATGAGGGATTAATTTTAGCACTTTTAACAACACTTTTCTGGTCCACTGTTGCCACTGCTTTTAAATTAACATTAAGATACTTAGATTTCAGAAATATGCTTTTCTATTCCTCTCTTACTTCATTTTTAATTCTTTCTTTAATAACTTTATTTAAAAACAAAAAAATTTTTACTATCAGGTCAAAAAAGGAAATTTTAAATTCCCTTTTTCTTGGTTTTTTGAATCCTTATCTTTATTATTTAATTTTATTTAGGGCTTATTCCCTTTTAAAGGCTCAGATAGCACAGCCCTTAAATTATACCTGGCCTATTGTTCTATCAATCTTTTCTGCTTTAATTCTTAAAAGTAAAATTAAAAAAATTAATATTTTATCCTTATTAATAAGTTTTACAGGAGTTTTTATTATATCAACTGAAGGTAATATTTTTAAAATAAAAATTCAGGAACCATTGGGAGTTTTTCTTGCAATATCAAGTTCTTTTATATTTGCTCTATACTGGATTTTTAATTTAAAGGATAAAAGAGAAGAGGTTGAGAAATTGAGTTTAAATTTCTTTTTTGGATTTATTTATATTCTAATAACACAATTTTTAACAGGTTCTTTAAAAATAATAAATTTTAAAGGTCTTTTAGGTTCAATTTATATTGGTTTATTTGAAATGGGTATAACATTTTTAATATGGTTAAAAGCCTTAAAGAAATCAAAAAATATTGCCCTTACATCAAACATAATTTATTTATCTCCTTTTCTATCTTTATTTTTTATCAACTTAATACTCAGGGAGAAAATTTTGATAAGCACCTTTTTTGGTCTAATTTTAATTGTTTCAGGAATAATATTGAATAGGTTAGCTACATAG
- the rpoN gene encoding RNA polymerase factor sigma-54, producing the protein MKEEIKLSQDLRLKPILIPRLLQIAKVCSLNLLELREYLNHEIENNFLLEKREKRIKGVEKERDDFELKEFFQIFSEPEYYEKRRRGEEEEEEDYLSLIPSKGPSLYERLSFQIEFAFRNEEDRDIALKLIDYINSDGFIVEDLDRVAEELKVDRVKLEEIRKEIMKLDPLGVGSRDVREALLCQLEVRKMEDTLAYEIVKNHFDILSKPKEEIAAELKKNVLEVEEALILIRKLNARPGRIYSEEEPEYVMPEYVIKLRDNELVYEEVKDIIPEIRLNHTYLKMLEDENTPSEVKKFIKDYVRKAMELFELLNERRRRIEKVLNFIIEYQRDFLMSSEGKLKPISQTDASKKLNISVSALHRIITGKYVATPRGIFELKFFFPRGLRTKRGETFDRDEVKKIIKELIDKESPDSPLTDEEIRRIIKFEKGIDITRREVCKLRKEMKIESYDKRKRKKI; encoded by the coding sequence ATGAAGGAAGAAATTAAATTAAGTCAGGATTTAAGATTAAAACCCATTCTTATTCCGAGATTATTACAGATAGCAAAAGTATGCTCTTTGAATCTTCTTGAATTAAGAGAATATTTAAATCATGAGATAGAAAACAATTTTTTACTTGAAAAAAGGGAAAAAAGAATTAAAGGAGTGGAGAAAGAAAGAGATGATTTTGAATTAAAAGAGTTCTTTCAAATTTTTTCAGAGCCAGAGTATTATGAAAAGAGGAGAAGAGGAGAGGAAGAGGAGGAAGAAGATTATTTATCATTAATCCCTTCTAAAGGTCCTTCCCTTTATGAGAGGTTGAGTTTTCAGATAGAGTTTGCATTTAGAAATGAAGAAGATAGAGATATAGCTTTAAAACTTATTGATTATATAAATAGTGATGGATTTATAGTAGAGGACCTTGATAGAGTTGCAGAAGAATTAAAAGTTGACAGAGTTAAACTTGAAGAAATAAGAAAGGAGATAATGAAACTTGATCCTCTTGGAGTTGGTTCAAGAGATGTAAGGGAAGCTCTTTTATGTCAACTTGAAGTAAGAAAAATGGAGGATACTCTTGCTTATGAAATTGTTAAGAATCATTTTGATATTTTGAGTAAACCAAAAGAAGAGATTGCAGCTGAACTTAAAAAAAATGTTTTAGAGGTCGAGGAAGCTTTAATATTGATAAGGAAGCTCAATGCAAGACCGGGTCGCATTTATTCAGAGGAGGAGCCCGAGTATGTTATGCCTGAATATGTGATAAAATTGAGGGATAATGAGCTTGTATATGAGGAGGTTAAAGATATTATTCCTGAAATAAGGTTGAATCATACTTATTTAAAGATGCTTGAGGATGAGAATACCCCTTCTGAGGTTAAGAAGTTTATAAAGGATTATGTAAGAAAAGCAATGGAACTTTTTGAACTTTTGAATGAAAGAAGAAGGAGGATAGAAAAGGTTTTGAATTTTATTATTGAATATCAAAGAGATTTTTTAATGAGTTCAGAGGGTAAATTAAAACCGATATCGCAGACAGATGCCTCAAAAAAGCTTAACATTTCTGTTTCTGCCCTGCATAGAATTATAACAGGTAAATATGTAGCAACACCAAGAGGAATTTTTGAATTAAAGTTTTTCTTTCCGAGGGGATTAAGGACAAAAAGGGGAGAAACTTTTGATAGGGATGAAGTAAAAAAAATTATAAAAGAGTTAATAGATAAAGAATCACCGGATTCTCCTTTAACTGATGAGGAAATAAGGAGGATAATAAAGTTTGAAAAAGGTATTGATATAACAAGGAGAGAGGTTTGCAAATTGAGAAAGGAAATGAAAATAGAAAGTTATGATAAGAGAAAAAGGAAAAAAATTTGA
- the lptB gene encoding LPS export ABC transporter ATP-binding protein encodes MILKTEGLVKIYRKRRVVNNVSIELKKGEIVGLLGPNGAGKTTTFYMISGVIKPNEGRVFIGDIDITDLPMYKRARMGIIYLPQEPSVFRKLSVFDNVYGILQMRGYKNSVAKEKTEEVLKKMGIFHLKDSKAYMLSGGERRRLEVARALVLEPKFLLLDEPFTGIDPKTREEIQTIVLSLKNEDIGVLITDHNVRETLEITDRAYIIYEGRVLISGKSEELVNNETVRKVYLGEKFKL; translated from the coding sequence ATGATATTGAAAACAGAGGGGCTTGTAAAAATTTATAGAAAAAGAAGGGTTGTAAATAATGTTTCTATTGAATTAAAAAAAGGTGAAATTGTAGGACTTCTTGGCCCAAATGGGGCTGGAAAAACAACAACTTTTTATATGATCTCAGGTGTTATAAAACCAAATGAGGGTAGAGTTTTTATTGGTGATATTGATATAACGGATTTACCGATGTATAAAAGAGCAAGAATGGGTATTATCTATTTACCACAGGAACCTTCAGTTTTCAGAAAGTTAAGTGTTTTTGATAATGTTTATGGAATTCTTCAGATGAGAGGATATAAGAATAGTGTTGCTAAAGAGAAAACAGAAGAAGTTTTAAAAAAGATGGGAATTTTTCATTTGAAGGATTCCAAAGCCTATATGCTTTCAGGAGGTGAGAGGAGGCGTCTTGAGGTGGCAAGAGCTCTTGTTCTTGAGCCTAAATTTTTATTACTTGATGAGCCATTTACGGGAATAGATCCAAAAACAAGGGAAGAGATACAAACTATTGTTTTATCTTTAAAAAATGAGGATATAGGAGTTTTAATAACTGACCATAATGTTAGGGAGACACTTGAAATTACAGATAGAGCTTACATAATATATGAAGGTAGGGTTTTAATTTCCGGAAAATCTGAAGAACTTGTGAATAATGAAACTGTTAGAAAGGTTTATCTGGGAGAAAAATTTAAACTATGA
- a CDS encoding OstA-like protein yields the protein MIFFLYVLLSELNYSANEVWVEVYEKGRIINAKGNCTLKGENFEIKADSALIFESENLDSAYLYKNIKVESRKLSIFSDKVFYNFINSFAIFEKNVKIESDTYMIKTDKVFYSDLKDSAFADSKVSIKDKIRNIEIEGFKMVYLTNKKKGKIDSLIGIKIFEEKDTVDIKGKRLLILDKTFFITENVNIISKDFNGFCDTLLWESDIIKLKGRKPELFARDSKLSGKNIEIFLENKKLKRILSKDKSFLKTVSEKKDTLYLYSDFLDIFLDDSLKLEKVSGGRKIEGEIKR from the coding sequence ATGATATTTTTTTTATATGTACTTCTTTCAGAATTAAATTACAGTGCTAATGAAGTATGGGTTGAAGTTTATGAAAAAGGAAGGATTATAAATGCAAAGGGTAATTGTACTCTTAAGGGAGAAAATTTTGAGATTAAAGCTGATTCTGCACTAATTTTTGAAAGTGAGAATCTTGATTCTGCCTATCTTTATAAGAATATTAAAGTTGAGTCCAGAAAATTGAGTATTTTTTCTGATAAAGTATTTTACAATTTTATAAATTCTTTTGCAATTTTTGAGAAAAATGTAAAAATAGAAAGTGATACATATATGATAAAAACAGATAAAGTTTTTTACAGTGACTTAAAAGATTCTGCTTTTGCTGATAGTAAAGTTTCTATAAAAGATAAAATAAGAAATATTGAAATTGAAGGATTTAAAATGGTTTATTTAACTAATAAAAAAAAGGGAAAAATTGATTCTCTTATAGGTATTAAAATTTTTGAGGAAAAGGACACAGTTGATATAAAGGGTAAAAGACTTTTAATTTTAGATAAAACTTTTTTCATCACAGAAAATGTGAATATTATTTCCAAAGATTTTAATGGATTTTGTGACACACTTTTATGGGAAAGTGATATCATTAAACTTAAGGGAAGAAAACCAGAACTTTTTGCAAGAGATAGCAAATTAAGTGGTAAAAATATTGAGATTTTTCTTGAAAATAAAAAATTGAAAAGGATTCTTTCAAAGGATAAAAGTTTTCTAAAAACTGTTTCAGAGAAGAAGGATACTCTTTATCTTTATTCTGATTTTCTTGACATTTTTCTTGATGATTCTTTAAAGTTGGAAAAGGTTTCAGGAGGTAGAAAAATTGAAGGAGAAATAAAAAGATGA
- the lptC gene encoding LPS export ABC transporter periplasmic protein LptC, with amino-acid sequence MDKKKTMAMGMDTSKILIVFFILFFFCSEENKKEEIKIDENLEEIKKVKIVEYKEMDKLFELFSEDIVSKEKILKAKKLDIIIYDKGIKSVYIKADSGNYSEKGNVELKGNVKLFNYEGDTLWTSYLLYEFNEGIIKSDTECKLFQKGKYIRGKGFESRKPFKKIKIFGKVEGISK; translated from the coding sequence ATGGATAAGAAGAAAACCATGGCAATGGGTATGGATACATCAAAGATTTTGATTGTTTTTTTTATATTATTTTTTTTCTGCTCAGAGGAAAATAAAAAGGAAGAAATTAAAATAGATGAAAACCTTGAAGAGATTAAAAAAGTTAAAATTGTTGAATATAAAGAAATGGATAAATTATTTGAACTTTTTTCAGAAGATATTGTCTCAAAGGAAAAAATTTTAAAGGCTAAAAAACTTGATATCATTATTTACGATAAAGGAATTAAAAGCGTTTACATTAAAGCAGATTCTGGGAATTATTCAGAAAAAGGAAATGTGGAATTAAAGGGTAATGTTAAACTCTTTAATTACGAGGGCGATACCCTATGGACCTCTTATTTACTATATGAGTTTAATGAGGGGATTATAAAGAGTGATACTGAATGTAAACTATTTCAGAAGGGAAAATATATAAGAGGAAAAGGTTTTGAAAGTAGAAAGCCCTTCAAAAAAATAAAGATATTTGGTAAGGTTGAGGGAATTTCAAAATGA